One window of Thermus islandicus DSM 21543 genomic DNA carries:
- a CDS encoding ABC transporter ATP-binding protein, which produces MKALEVQNATKRFGGLVAVNNVSLEVNQGEIFSVIGPNGAGKTTFFNLLTGIYTPDEGRILLFGKDVTGFSPDRVAKEGVGRTFQNIRLFGAMTVLENLLVGMHIHIHVPYFHALFRTPLAQRAERRAKEEAERLLDYVGLLHRKDELARNLPYGEQRKLEIARALALRPRLLLLDEPAAGMNPRETEDLQAFIQRLREELGITVILIEHDMRLVMRISDRIAVLEYGAKIAEGPPEEVRWNPRVIEAYLGKGAAGGAA; this is translated from the coding sequence ATGAAGGCCCTCGAGGTCCAAAACGCCACCAAGCGCTTCGGCGGCCTGGTGGCCGTGAACAACGTGAGCCTGGAGGTGAACCAGGGGGAGATCTTTTCCGTCATCGGCCCCAACGGAGCGGGCAAGACCACCTTCTTCAACCTGCTCACGGGCATCTACACCCCCGATGAGGGGAGGATCCTGCTCTTCGGCAAGGACGTGACGGGCTTTTCTCCCGACCGGGTGGCCAAGGAAGGGGTGGGGCGCACCTTCCAGAACATCCGCCTCTTCGGGGCCATGACCGTCTTGGAGAACCTCCTGGTGGGGATGCATATTCACATCCATGTCCCCTACTTCCACGCCCTCTTCCGCACCCCCCTGGCGCAAAGGGCGGAAAGGCGGGCCAAGGAGGAGGCGGAAAGGCTTCTGGACTACGTGGGCCTCCTCCACCGGAAGGACGAGCTGGCGCGGAACCTGCCCTACGGGGAGCAGCGCAAGCTGGAGATCGCTCGGGCCCTGGCCCTGAGGCCAAGGCTCCTCCTCCTGGACGAGCCCGCGGCGGGCATGAACCCTAGGGAGACGGAGGACCTCCAGGCCTTCATCCAGAGGCTCCGGGAGGAGCTCGGCATCACCGTGATCCTCATTGAGCACGACATGCGCCTGGTCATGCGTATCTCCGACCGCATCGCCGTCCTGGAGTACGGGGCCAAGATCGCCGAGGGCCCCCCCGAGGAGGTGCGCTGGAACCCCAGGGTCATCGAGGCCTACCTGGGCAAGGGGGCCGCGGGGGGTGCGGCATGA
- a CDS encoding branched-chain amino acid ABC transporter permease, which yields MTLISFLLSLAFLLLSWLLPGALSAFLGFAALAFAAFARLPQGLRGLNLALLTLGFTLGLKLSGNTLGLIGLVGILVALTTLRLPLWLRLLLGAAILLLSVPLAGFANTFVFELGIQIGIYAAMALGLNVVVGMAGLLDLGYAAFFAVGAYTWAIFGSEQAKNFLQGSFPLPGEYMYLFMGIAIVTTALTGLLIGLPALRLRGDYLAIVTLGLGEVVRILANNLDHPINFTNGPQGITPVQRPPIDWFRHLMAGLGVRLDQTTDYQLFFYLLVLLMIGLVILVNVNLANSRFGRAWVAIREDEIAARSMGIPLLPTKLLAFMTGAAFSGVMGVIFAAQRTFVSPESFTLLASINILAMVILGGMGSIPGAILGAAALSILNLDILKTFSEFVRTSLPQIPNQVDPAKYERLVLGIILVLMMIYRPEGLIPEKRHRAEMEEA from the coding sequence ATGACCCTAATCAGCTTCCTCCTCAGCCTGGCCTTTCTTCTTTTGTCCTGGCTCCTCCCCGGGGCCCTCTCCGCCTTTTTAGGCTTCGCCGCCCTGGCCTTCGCCGCCTTCGCCCGGCTCCCCCAGGGCCTTAGGGGGCTGAACCTGGCCCTCCTCACCCTGGGCTTCACCCTGGGGCTGAAGCTCTCCGGGAACACCCTGGGCCTCATTGGTCTGGTGGGGATTCTCGTGGCCCTCACCACCCTGCGCCTGCCCCTTTGGCTCCGCCTCCTCCTGGGGGCGGCCATCCTCCTCCTCTCGGTCCCCCTGGCGGGGTTCGCCAACACCTTCGTCTTTGAGCTGGGGATCCAGATCGGCATCTACGCGGCCATGGCCCTGGGCCTCAACGTGGTGGTGGGCATGGCGGGGCTTCTGGACCTGGGCTACGCCGCCTTCTTCGCCGTGGGGGCCTACACCTGGGCCATCTTCGGCTCGGAGCAGGCCAAGAACTTCCTGCAGGGCAGCTTCCCCCTGCCTGGGGAGTACATGTACCTCTTCATGGGGATCGCCATCGTCACCACCGCCCTCACCGGCCTCCTCATCGGCCTACCCGCCCTCCGCCTCCGGGGGGACTACCTGGCCATCGTCACCCTGGGCCTGGGGGAGGTGGTGCGCATCCTGGCCAACAACCTGGACCACCCCATCAACTTCACCAACGGGCCCCAGGGCATCACCCCTGTCCAGCGCCCTCCCATTGACTGGTTCCGCCACCTCATGGCCGGCCTGGGGGTGCGCCTGGACCAGACCACGGACTACCAGCTCTTCTTCTACCTCCTCGTCCTCCTCATGATCGGCCTGGTGATCCTGGTGAACGTGAACCTGGCCAACTCCCGGTTCGGCAGGGCCTGGGTGGCCATCCGGGAGGACGAGATCGCCGCCCGGTCCATGGGCATCCCCCTCCTGCCCACCAAGCTCCTGGCCTTCATGACCGGGGCGGCCTTCTCCGGGGTGATGGGGGTCATCTTCGCCGCCCAGCGCACCTTCGTCTCCCCCGAGTCCTTCACCCTCCTCGCCTCCATCAACATCCTGGCCATGGTCATCCTGGGCGGCATGGGCTCCATCCCCGGGGCCATCCTGGGGGCCGCAGCGCTTTCCATCCTGAACCTGGACATCCTGAAGACCTTCAGCGAGTTCGTGCGCACCAGCCTGCCCCAGATCCCCAACCAGGTGGACCCGGCCAAGTACGAGCGGCTGGTCCTGGGGATCATCCTGGTGCTCATGATGATCTACCGCCCGGAGGGGCTCATCCCCGAGAAGCGCCACCGGGCGGAGATGGAGGAAGCATGA
- a CDS encoding branched-chain amino acid ABC transporter permease: MLEQILTLLPQVIFDGFVLGFVYAMVALGYTMVYGVLELINFAHSEIFMIGAVVGVEVFRYLAPSVGNGFLLLLLALVLGGVIAGLTAILVERFAYRPLRKRGTTNRLVPLITAIGVSFILQDLVRLIEGLWHNEFFLRMRTVEGLESSFSLFGGSVFIQTKSLILIGVSILMLVGLTYLVNRTKLGVAIRAVAQDLQTASLMGIDPDRIISRTFLIGGSLGGVAGVLFALQYTTVSPYVGFLPGIKAFTAAVLGGIGNIPGAMLGGLVLGQLENFFGTYLPILTNGNFGTEYKDVVAFLILILILLFRPQGLLGQIVREKV; the protein is encoded by the coding sequence TTGCTAGAGCAGATCCTAACCCTCTTGCCCCAGGTCATCTTTGACGGCTTCGTCCTGGGCTTCGTCTACGCCATGGTGGCCCTGGGGTACACCATGGTGTACGGGGTTTTGGAGCTCATCAACTTCGCTCACTCGGAGATCTTCATGATCGGGGCCGTGGTGGGGGTGGAGGTCTTCCGGTACCTGGCCCCCTCTGTGGGCAACGGCTTTCTCCTCCTCCTTTTGGCCCTGGTCCTGGGGGGGGTCATCGCCGGCCTCACCGCCATCCTGGTGGAGCGCTTCGCCTACCGTCCCTTGAGGAAGCGGGGCACCACCAACCGCCTGGTCCCCCTGATCACCGCCATCGGGGTGTCCTTCATCCTCCAGGACCTGGTACGCCTCATTGAGGGGCTCTGGCACAACGAGTTCTTCCTGCGCATGCGCACCGTGGAGGGCCTGGAGAGCTCCTTCAGCCTGTTTGGGGGCAGCGTCTTCATCCAGACCAAGAGCCTCATCCTCATCGGGGTGTCCATCCTGATGCTCGTGGGCCTCACCTACCTGGTGAACCGCACCAAGCTTGGGGTGGCCATCCGGGCCGTGGCCCAGGACCTGCAGACCGCAAGCCTCATGGGGATTGACCCCGACCGGATCATCTCCCGCACCTTCCTTATCGGGGGCTCCCTGGGCGGGGTGGCCGGGGTGCTCTTCGCCCTCCAGTACACCACGGTGAGCCCCTACGTGGGCTTCCTCCCCGGCATCAAGGCCTTCACCGCGGCGGTGCTGGGCGGCATCGGCAACATCCCCGGGGCCATGCTGGGGGGGCTGGTGCTGGGCCAGCTGGAGAACTTCTTCGGCACCTACCTCCCTATCCTGACCAACGGCAACTTCGGCACCGAGTACAAGGACGTGGTGGCCTTCCTCATCCTCATCCTCATCCTCCTGTTCCGGCCCCAGGGCCTCCTCGGCCAGATCGTGAGGGAGAAGGTATGA
- a CDS encoding branched-chain amino acid ABC transporter substrate-binding protein → MRKVGLLVAGAAALGMALGQANVIKIATQSPLSGPQAALGEQIKLGAELAVEEAKARFKALGFDLVLVPYDDQANPDVGVANANRIINDPDILGVVGHLNSGVAIPSSEVYARVGLVMVSPANTNPRVTDRRLPNVNRICGRDDVQGPVGAEYAFNNLKVRNVFVIHDKTAYGQGLAEEFKKRFEALGGKAVAFVGTEEQSNFVPIINQIRGARPVPQLIYFGGIYSQIGPFVKQLRERGVRIRLMGGDGLDSSEFVRLAGKDNAAGTFYTTVAGPVSAFPKAKAVAQKFKQKYGKDMEGFGIYAYDSANVILTALENAIKAAGGKKPTREQVAQEVRKVKMEGLTGAIEFDDKGDNKKAKYFVMQVASTGNWADNKLIRVIEMAAPGAK, encoded by the coding sequence ATGAGGAAAGTCGGGCTTCTGGTAGCAGGTGCGGCCGCCTTAGGTATGGCCTTGGGCCAGGCCAACGTCATCAAGATCGCCACCCAGTCGCCGCTCTCGGGCCCTCAGGCCGCCCTGGGGGAGCAGATCAAGCTCGGGGCGGAGCTGGCGGTGGAGGAGGCCAAGGCCCGGTTCAAGGCCCTGGGCTTTGACCTGGTCCTGGTACCCTACGACGACCAGGCCAACCCCGACGTGGGCGTGGCCAACGCCAACCGCATCATCAACGATCCGGACATCCTGGGGGTGGTGGGCCACCTGAACTCCGGGGTGGCCATCCCCTCCAGCGAGGTCTACGCCCGGGTGGGGCTGGTCATGGTCTCCCCCGCCAACACCAACCCCCGGGTCACGGACCGCAGGCTGCCCAACGTGAACCGCATCTGCGGGCGGGACGACGTGCAGGGACCCGTGGGGGCAGAGTACGCCTTCAACAACCTCAAGGTGAGGAACGTCTTCGTCATCCACGACAAGACCGCCTACGGCCAGGGCTTGGCGGAGGAGTTCAAGAAGCGCTTTGAGGCCCTGGGCGGCAAGGCGGTGGCCTTCGTGGGCACCGAGGAGCAGTCCAACTTCGTGCCCATCATCAACCAGATCCGCGGGGCCAGGCCCGTGCCTCAGCTCATCTACTTCGGGGGCATCTACAGCCAGATCGGCCCCTTCGTCAAGCAGCTCCGCGAACGGGGCGTGAGGATCCGGCTCATGGGCGGGGACGGCCTGGACTCCAGCGAGTTTGTCCGCTTGGCGGGTAAGGACAACGCCGCCGGGACCTTCTACACCACGGTGGCCGGCCCCGTCTCCGCCTTCCCCAAGGCCAAGGCCGTGGCCCAGAAGTTTAAGCAAAAGTACGGTAAGGACATGGAGGGCTTCGGCATCTACGCCTACGACTCGGCCAACGTGATCCTCACCGCCCTGGAGAACGCCATCAAGGCCGCCGGCGGCAAGAAGCCCACCCGGGAGCAGGTGGCCCAGGAGGTGCGGAAGGTCAAGATGGAGGGGCTCACCGGCGCCATTGAGTTTGACGACAAGGGCGACAACAAGAAGGCCAAGTACTTCGTCATGCAGGTGGCCTCCACCGGCAACTGGGCAGACAACAAGCTGATCCGCGTCATTGAGATGGCGGCCCCCGGCGCCAAGTAA
- the glnA gene encoding type I glutamate--ammonia ligase encodes MAQTKAEILKVLKSEKVRFLRLQITDILGVVKNVEVPESQFEKALDGEIMFDGSSIEGFTRIEESDMLLRPDYNTFVILPEALEEPGRGRVARLICDVAYPDGRPFEGDPRYVLKRQIERLKKLGFDNMYAGPEPEFFLFLRTPEGLPTTETHDKAGYFDLAPIDKGEEARRDMVNVLVAMGFEIEAAHHEVAPGQHEIDFKYADALTTADNIATFKWVVKRIALNHGLHATFLPKPIRGINGSGMHTHLSLFKNGENAFFDPKAEYQLSRTALHFIAGLLEHAAGMVAITNPLVNSYKRLTPGYEAPTNIAWSASNRSAMIRIPARRGVGTRAELRMPDPSSNPYLALAVMAAAGLDGIERKLLPPPPIQRNIYRMTVRERRRHKIRELPGTLREALEALEKDAVVREALGEHVYEHFVQAKQMEWDDYRVTVHQWELDRYLATY; translated from the coding sequence ATGGCGCAGACCAAGGCGGAGATCCTCAAGGTGCTCAAGTCGGAAAAGGTGCGTTTCCTCAGGCTCCAGATCACGGACATCCTGGGCGTGGTCAAGAACGTGGAGGTCCCCGAGTCCCAGTTTGAGAAGGCCCTGGACGGGGAGATCATGTTTGACGGCTCCTCCATTGAGGGCTTCACCCGCATTGAGGAGTCGGACATGCTCCTGAGGCCGGACTACAACACCTTCGTCATCCTCCCCGAGGCCCTGGAGGAGCCGGGGCGGGGCCGGGTAGCCCGGCTCATATGCGACGTGGCCTACCCTGACGGCCGCCCCTTTGAGGGGGACCCCCGCTACGTCCTCAAGCGGCAGATAGAGCGGCTCAAGAAGCTCGGGTTTGACAACATGTACGCCGGCCCCGAGCCCGAGTTCTTCCTCTTCCTAAGGACCCCGGAGGGCCTCCCCACCACCGAGACCCACGACAAGGCGGGCTACTTTGACCTGGCCCCCATAGACAAGGGGGAGGAGGCCCGGCGGGACATGGTGAACGTCCTGGTGGCCATGGGCTTTGAGATCGAGGCCGCCCACCACGAGGTGGCCCCGGGCCAGCACGAGATTGACTTCAAGTACGCCGACGCCCTCACCACCGCCGACAACATCGCCACCTTCAAGTGGGTGGTGAAGCGGATTGCCCTCAACCACGGCCTCCACGCCACCTTCCTGCCCAAGCCCATCCGGGGCATCAACGGCAGCGGCATGCACACCCACCTCTCCCTCTTCAAAAACGGGGAGAACGCCTTCTTTGACCCCAAGGCCGAGTACCAGCTCTCCCGGACCGCCCTCCACTTCATCGCCGGGCTTCTGGAGCACGCCGCCGGGATGGTGGCCATCACCAACCCCCTGGTGAACTCCTACAAGCGCCTTACCCCGGGGTACGAGGCCCCCACCAACATCGCCTGGTCCGCCTCCAACCGCTCCGCCATGATCCGCATCCCCGCCCGGCGGGGCGTGGGCACCCGGGCGGAGCTCAGGATGCCCGACCCCTCCTCTAACCCCTATCTGGCCCTGGCGGTCATGGCCGCTGCGGGGCTGGACGGCATTGAGCGCAAGCTCCTCCCTCCTCCTCCCATCCAGCGCAACATCTACCGCATGACCGTAAGGGAACGGCGCCGGCACAAGATCCGTGAGCTCCCCGGAACCCTCCGCGAGGCCCTCGAGGCCCTGGAGAAGGACGCCGTGGTGCGGGAGGCCCTGGGAGAGCACGTTTACGAGCACTTTGTCCAGGCCAAGCAGATGGAGTGGGACGACTACCGGGTCACGGTCCACCAGTGGGAGCTAGACCGGTATCTGGCCACATACTAG
- the glnA gene encoding type I glutamate--ammonia ligase produces MLPNLAYNYGRGVVRMFQNPREALAYIREKGVEFVDLRFTDLPGRWQHFTLPARAVDEDLFTQGAGFDGSSIRGFQEIHESDMLLFPDPTTAFLDPFASRPTLVFVADVYDPITKAAYSRDPRGVAKRAEAYLKATGIADVSYWGPEIEFFIFDKVAFTVDPYDAGFRVYSVEALANGNGREGGDGLWIRPKEGYFPAPPVDKYQELRNQMAKNLEAVGIEVEVHHHEVATAGQAEIDMRFDRLTRMADKVMLYKYVVRSTAYQAGKTATFMPKPIYGDNGSGMHTHQSLWKNGTPLFYDEKGYAELSRLALHYVAGLLAHGPALAALTNPTVNSYRRLVPGYEAPVNLILSKRNRSAVVRVPMYQVGPEAAKAKRIEYRAPDPSANPYLAFAAMLMAGLDGIERGLEPPKPVDKNLYALPAREARRIRHLPKTLDEALDALERDHAFLLKGGVFTEDLLEEWIRLKREEAAQVRLRPSPMEYYLYYDL; encoded by the coding sequence ATGTTGCCGAACCTAGCGTATAACTACGGGCGGGGGGTGGTGAGAATGTTCCAAAACCCCAGAGAGGCGCTGGCCTACATTCGGGAAAAGGGCGTGGAGTTCGTGGACCTCCGCTTCACCGACCTGCCGGGAAGGTGGCAGCACTTCACCCTGCCCGCGCGGGCGGTGGACGAGGACCTCTTTACCCAGGGGGCGGGGTTTGACGGCTCCTCCATCCGCGGCTTTCAGGAGATCCACGAGTCCGACATGCTCCTCTTCCCCGATCCCACCACGGCCTTCCTGGATCCCTTTGCGAGCCGCCCCACCTTGGTCTTCGTGGCCGACGTCTACGACCCCATCACCAAGGCCGCCTACAGCCGCGATCCCCGGGGGGTTGCCAAGCGGGCCGAGGCCTACCTCAAGGCGACGGGCATCGCCGACGTGAGCTACTGGGGGCCGGAGATTGAGTTCTTCATCTTTGACAAGGTGGCCTTCACCGTGGACCCCTACGATGCTGGCTTCCGCGTCTACTCCGTGGAGGCCCTGGCCAACGGGAACGGCAGGGAGGGAGGGGATGGGCTTTGGATTCGGCCCAAGGAGGGCTACTTCCCCGCCCCGCCCGTGGACAAGTACCAGGAGCTTCGCAACCAGATGGCCAAGAACCTCGAGGCCGTGGGGATTGAGGTGGAGGTGCACCACCACGAGGTGGCCACCGCCGGCCAGGCGGAGATTGACATGCGCTTTGACCGCCTCACCCGCATGGCCGATAAGGTCATGCTCTACAAGTACGTGGTCCGGAGCACGGCCTACCAGGCGGGGAAGACGGCCACCTTTATGCCCAAGCCCATCTACGGGGACAACGGCAGCGGCATGCACACCCACCAGTCCCTCTGGAAGAACGGCACCCCCCTCTTCTACGACGAGAAGGGCTATGCCGAACTCTCCCGCCTGGCCCTGCACTACGTGGCCGGGCTGCTGGCCCACGGGCCGGCCCTGGCGGCCCTGACCAACCCCACGGTCAACTCCTACCGCCGGCTGGTTCCCGGATACGAGGCTCCGGTGAACCTGATCCTCTCCAAGCGCAACCGCTCCGCCGTGGTCCGGGTGCCCATGTACCAGGTGGGGCCGGAGGCGGCCAAGGCCAAGCGGATTGAGTACCGGGCCCCCGACCCCTCCGCTAACCCCTACCTGGCCTTCGCCGCCATGCTCATGGCGGGGCTGGACGGAATTGAGCGGGGCCTCGAGCCTCCTAAGCCCGTGGACAAGAACCTCTACGCCCTGCCCGCCCGCGAGGCCCGCCGCATCCGCCACCTCCCCAAGACCCTGGACGAGGCCCTGGACGCCCTGGAGCGGGACCACGCCTTCCTCCTCAAGGGCGGGGTCTTCACCGAGGACCTCCTGGAGGAGTGGATCCGCCTCAAGCGGGAGGAGGCGGCCCAGGTGCGCCTAAGGCCCTCCCCCATGGAGTACTACCTGTACTACGACCTTTAG
- a CDS encoding bifunctional metallophosphatase/5'-nucleotidase, translated as MHRRTLLKAGAGVLGLSALGRAQGAFPLTLVHTNDTHAHLEPVELTLSGKKTPVGGVARRIALFDRLRALRRNLLFLDAGDVFQGTLYFNQYRGLADRYFMHRALYRVMALGNHEFDLGPGPLADFLQGARFKVVSANVDASREPRLKGLFAPYAVVQVGGERVGVIGLTTPDTREIANPGPTVAFLDPYESAQKAVYELLKRGVNKIVVLSHLGYAEDLKLARRLVGAQVIVGGHSHTLLGSFPHKELSPMGPYPTVVKNPEGKDVLVVQAWEWGKVVGLLEVTFGAKGELLAYKGEALLMTPEAAPEDFFAKEALLAYAQPVMALMGQVIAEARVDLVGERAVVRRRESNLGNLIADGMLWKTKNAGTQIALQNGGGIRASIPKGPITVGKVYEVLPFGNTLVVMDLKGKEIKAALENGVSQWEGQAGRFLQVSGLRYAFDLARPTGSRVVRVEVKTERGYAPLDLEGTYRVVVNSFIANGGDGFAVLKEAQGYRVDTGFSDAESFMDYLKELKVVEAGLEGRIEVLNAPKGERPAYFAYRVPVLVGV; from the coding sequence ATGCACAGGCGCACCCTTCTCAAGGCAGGCGCGGGGGTCTTGGGCCTTTCCGCCCTAGGCCGGGCCCAGGGGGCGTTTCCCCTTACCCTGGTCCACACCAACGACACCCATGCCCACCTGGAGCCCGTGGAACTCACCCTCTCCGGGAAGAAAACCCCGGTGGGTGGGGTGGCCCGCAGGATCGCCCTCTTTGACCGGCTTAGGGCTCTGAGGCGGAACCTCCTCTTCCTGGACGCGGGGGACGTCTTCCAGGGCACCCTCTACTTCAACCAGTACCGGGGCCTGGCGGACCGCTACTTCATGCACCGGGCCCTCTACCGGGTCATGGCCCTGGGGAACCATGAGTTTGACCTGGGCCCCGGCCCCTTGGCGGACTTCCTCCAGGGGGCGAGGTTCAAGGTGGTCTCCGCCAACGTGGACGCAAGCCGCGAGCCCCGCCTCAAGGGCCTCTTCGCCCCCTACGCCGTGGTGCAGGTGGGCGGGGAGAGGGTTGGGGTCATCGGCCTCACCACCCCGGACACCCGGGAGATCGCCAACCCCGGGCCCACCGTGGCCTTCCTGGACCCTTATGAAAGCGCCCAGAAGGCGGTCTACGAGCTCCTGAAGCGAGGGGTCAACAAGATCGTGGTCCTCTCCCACTTGGGCTACGCGGAGGACCTGAAGCTCGCCCGGCGGCTCGTGGGGGCCCAGGTGATCGTGGGGGGCCACTCCCACACCCTTTTGGGGAGCTTCCCCCACAAGGAGCTCAGCCCCATGGGGCCCTACCCCACGGTGGTCAAGAACCCCGAGGGCAAGGACGTCCTGGTGGTCCAGGCCTGGGAGTGGGGGAAGGTGGTGGGGCTTTTGGAGGTCACCTTCGGGGCCAAGGGGGAGCTCCTTGCCTACAAGGGGGAGGCCCTCCTCATGACCCCGGAGGCGGCCCCCGAGGACTTCTTCGCCAAGGAGGCCCTCCTGGCCTACGCCCAGCCGGTGATGGCCCTCATGGGGCAGGTCATCGCCGAGGCCCGGGTGGACCTGGTGGGGGAGAGGGCCGTGGTGCGGAGGCGGGAGAGCAACCTGGGGAACCTCATCGCCGATGGGATGCTCTGGAAGACCAAGAACGCCGGGACCCAGATCGCCCTGCAAAACGGCGGCGGCATCCGGGCCTCCATCCCCAAGGGCCCCATCACCGTGGGCAAGGTGTACGAGGTCTTGCCCTTCGGGAACACCCTGGTGGTCATGGACCTCAAGGGGAAGGAGATCAAGGCCGCCTTGGAGAACGGGGTCTCCCAGTGGGAAGGTCAGGCGGGCCGCTTCCTGCAGGTTTCGGGCCTCCGCTACGCCTTTGACCTCGCCCGGCCCACGGGGAGCCGGGTGGTGCGGGTGGAGGTGAAGACCGAGCGGGGCTACGCGCCCCTGGACCTCGAGGGCACCTACCGCGTGGTGGTGAATAGCTTCATCGCCAATGGGGGCGACGGCTTCGCCGTCCTCAAGGAGGCCCAAGGCTACCGGGTGGACACGGGCTTCTCCGACGCCGAGAGCTTCATGGACTACCTGAAGGAACTCAAGGTGGTGGAGGCGGGCCTGGAAGGACGGATTGAGGTCCTAAACGCGCCCAAGGGAGAAAGGCCCGCCTACTTTGCCTACCGGGTGCCGGTCCTGGTGGGGGTGTAA
- a CDS encoding MOSC domain-containing protein produces MSRVVSLHLGKGHGLPKPQVEALELLAGFGALGDRHAGKDPDRALLVAGLPAYEKAKGAGLSLPYGALGENLLLDLDPHALPPGARLRVGEALLELTQVCTVCQSLSRLDLRLPKLLYGGRGVYARVLQGGRVRVGDPVLVLAPAR; encoded by the coding sequence ATGAGCCGGGTGGTCTCCCTCCACCTGGGGAAGGGCCATGGCCTCCCCAAGCCTCAGGTGGAGGCTTTGGAGCTTTTAGCGGGCTTTGGGGCCCTAGGGGACCGGCACGCCGGAAAAGACCCTGACCGCGCCCTCCTGGTGGCGGGGCTTCCCGCCTACGAGAAGGCGAAGGGAGCAGGCCTTTCCCTTCCCTACGGGGCGCTGGGGGAAAACCTCCTCCTGGACCTGGACCCGCACGCCCTACCTCCCGGGGCCAGGCTTCGGGTGGGAGAGGCCCTTTTGGAGCTTACCCAGGTGTGTACGGTGTGCCAGAGCCTTTCCCGGTTGGATCTGAGGCTGCCCAAGCTCCTCTACGGCGGGCGGGGGGTCTACGCCCGGGTTCTTCAGGGCGGCCGGGTGCGGGTGGGGGACCCGGTCCTCGTCCTCGCCCCGGCGCGTTAA
- a CDS encoding molybdopterin-dependent oxidoreductase, producing the protein MKQVDRRRLLKLLGAGGLALAARPALAQTAAQAEEALPSFTGPKANPYWNGVHPYTVYPQKLPLLRMTDRPIQLETPRHYFRTVFTPNEAFYVRYHLDEIPNEIDLSKWRLKLEGNFERPVELSLEELIRRFKPVSIAAVNQCSGNSRSRFQPRVTGGQWGNGAMGNALWTGVRLKDLLDYAGVKPGTVQIQFEGLERGKGPENLGSGRFLKSLDLNDPVIGETILAYLMNGEPLPMLNGFPLRLVVPGKFATYWLKHVTWIRALTEEDKNFWMASAYRIPDTPNGSTTPEDVAAGRVKTVPIGKVNMPVRSFIIDPDGSYPLIAGLPAKIRGIAFSGYGRVVRVEVSTDGGQTWRRATLGADYGPYSFRTYEFTWRPERPGTYVLAVRATDEKGNVQPDSGVWNPGGYLWNKIERQEVVVLAAK; encoded by the coding sequence ATGAAACAGGTGGACCGCAGGCGGCTCTTGAAACTCCTTGGGGCTGGGGGGCTGGCCCTGGCCGCCCGACCGGCCCTGGCCCAGACCGCGGCCCAGGCGGAAGAGGCCTTGCCGAGCTTCACCGGGCCTAAAGCCAATCCTTATTGGAACGGGGTCCATCCCTACACGGTCTATCCCCAGAAGCTCCCCCTTTTGCGCATGACCGACCGCCCCATCCAGCTGGAAACCCCCCGCCACTACTTCCGCACCGTCTTCACCCCCAACGAGGCCTTCTACGTACGCTATCACCTGGACGAGATCCCCAACGAGATTGACCTTTCCAAGTGGCGCCTAAAGCTGGAGGGAAACTTTGAGCGGCCTGTGGAGCTTTCGCTGGAGGAGCTCATCCGCAGGTTCAAGCCCGTTTCCATCGCCGCCGTGAACCAGTGCTCGGGCAACTCCCGGAGCCGCTTCCAGCCCAGGGTCACGGGGGGGCAGTGGGGCAACGGGGCCATGGGCAACGCCCTCTGGACCGGGGTACGGCTCAAAGACCTCCTGGACTACGCCGGGGTGAAGCCCGGCACAGTCCAGATCCAGTTTGAGGGGCTGGAGCGGGGCAAGGGACCGGAGAACCTGGGCTCGGGCCGCTTCCTGAAGTCCCTGGACCTGAACGACCCGGTCATAGGGGAAACCATCCTGGCCTACCTCATGAACGGGGAGCCCCTGCCCATGCTCAACGGGTTCCCCCTCCGCCTCGTGGTGCCCGGGAAGTTCGCCACCTACTGGCTCAAGCACGTGACCTGGATCCGGGCCCTCACCGAGGAGGACAAAAACTTTTGGATGGCCTCCGCCTACCGGATCCCCGACACCCCCAACGGCTCCACCACCCCCGAGGACGTGGCGGCGGGCCGGGTCAAGACCGTGCCCATCGGCAAGGTCAACATGCCGGTCCGCTCCTTCATCATTGACCCTGACGGCTCCTACCCCCTGATCGCGGGGCTTCCGGCCAAGATCCGGGGCATCGCCTTCAGCGGCTACGGCCGGGTGGTGAGGGTAGAGGTCTCCACCGATGGCGGCCAGACGTGGCGTCGGGCCACCCTGGGCGCCGACTACGGCCCTTACTCCTTCCGCACCTACGAGTTCACCTGGCGGCCCGAGCGCCCGGGTACCTACGTCCTGGCGGTGCGGGCCACGGACGAAAAGGGCAACGTCCAGCCGGACAGCGGCGTCTGGAACCCCGGCGGCTACCTTTGGAACAAGATTGAGCGCCAGGAAGTCGTGGTCCTGGCGGCCAAGTAG